A portion of the Tamandua tetradactyla isolate mTamTet1 chromosome 16, mTamTet1.pri, whole genome shotgun sequence genome contains these proteins:
- the LOC143659822 gene encoding uncharacterized protein LOC143659822 isoform X2, producing MRAAACVVASYVTLDRLPRGPGPLPQLGLAPEGADEAAVGCRRGVLVDLAPVERPQIRVDRELMATFSASFPSLVPQARVECVPLGGPASGIPLCTGR from the coding sequence ATGCGTGCTGCTGCGTGCGTCGTGGCGTCATACGTGACGCTAGATCGCCTGCCCCGTGGCCCCGGCCCGCTGCCTCAGCTGGGCTTGGCGCCCGAGGGAGCTGACGAGGCTGCTGTGGGCTGCCGACGCGGAGTTCTAGTGGACTTAGCGCCCGTAGAGAGACCCCAGATCAGAGTAGACCGAGAGCTGATGGCCACCTTCTCCGCCAGCTTCCCGTCCCTGGTCCCCCAGGCGCGCGTGGAGTGTGTGCCTCTCGGGGGCCCCGCTTCAGGCATTCCA
- the LOC143659822 gene encoding uncharacterized protein LOC143659822 isoform X3 yields the protein MRAAACVVASYVTLDRLPRGPGPLPQLGLAPEGADEAAVGCRRGVLVDLAPVERPQIRVDRELMATFSASFPSLVPQARVECVPLGGPASGIPH from the exons ATGCGTGCTGCTGCGTGCGTCGTGGCGTCATACGTGACGCTAGATCGCCTGCCCCGTGGCCCCGGCCCGCTGCCTCAGCTGGGCTTGGCGCCCGAGGGAGCTGACGAGGCTGCTGTGGGCTGCCGACGCGGAGTTCTAGTGGACTTAGCGCCCGTAGAGAGACCCCAGATCAGAGTAGACCGAGAGCTGATGGCCACCTTCTCCGCCAGCTTCCCGTCCCTGGTCCCCCAGGCGCGCGTGGAGTGTGTGCCTCTCGGGGGCCCCGCTTCAGGCATTCCA CACTGA
- the LOC143659822 gene encoding uncharacterized protein LOC143659822 isoform X1, with the protein MRAAACVVASYVTLDRLPRGPGPLPQLGLAPEGADEAAVGCRRGVLVDLAPVERPQIRVDRELMATFSASFPSLVPQARVECVPLGGPASGIPVSICDCCQTCLLIWIAASYH; encoded by the exons ATGCGTGCTGCTGCGTGCGTCGTGGCGTCATACGTGACGCTAGATCGCCTGCCCCGTGGCCCCGGCCCGCTGCCTCAGCTGGGCTTGGCGCCCGAGGGAGCTGACGAGGCTGCTGTGGGCTGCCGACGCGGAGTTCTAGTGGACTTAGCGCCCGTAGAGAGACCCCAGATCAGAGTAGACCGAGAGCTGATGGCCACCTTCTCCGCCAGCTTCCCGTCCCTGGTCCCCCAGGCGCGCGTGGAGTGTGTGCCTCTCGGGGGCCCCGCTTCAGGCATTCCAGTGAGCATTTGCGATTGTTGCCAGACCTGCCTTCTCATCTGGATCGCGGCTTCTTAC CACTGA